Proteins encoded by one window of Archaeoglobus veneficus SNP6:
- a CDS encoding molybdopterin dinucleotide binding domain-containing protein, with protein MIEVIVITGRTTDQGMTIDEKLSNDYMKAVCYCEMNERDMSVIGVNEGDRVKIKTEFGEVVLYAKKAVTKDLELPEGVVFIPMGPYANQVVGKSNGSGTPQYKGIKGYVEATQEDVKPVEELIRVVK; from the coding sequence ATGATAGAAGTTATAGTTATCACTGGAAGAACTACTGACCAGGGCATGACTATTGACGAGAAATTAAGTAATGACTACATGAAAGCCGTTTGCTACTGCGAGATGAACGAGAGAGACATGAGTGTAATCGGAGTTAATGAAGGGGATAGAGTCAAGATCAAGACCGAGTTTGGAGAGGTCGTTCTGTACGCAAAGAAGGCAGTAACGAAGGATCTCGAGCTTCCAGAAGGTGTTGTCTTCATTCCAATGGGGCCATACGCAAATCAGGTGGTTGGAAAGAGCAACGGTTCGGGCACTCCGCAGTACAAGGGGATAAAGGGCTACGTGGAGGCGACGCAGGAAGATGTAAAGCCCGTTGAAGAACTGATAAGGGTGGTTAAATGA